The sequence TTTGGCGCAGGAGCAGGGCATAACGGAAACGTTATATAAAGACATGCGGCTATTCAAGCAAACAGTAGACCAAAGCCGTCCACTGTTGCTGATGCTAAAGAACCCTATCGTTCGGTCGGAGAAGAAAAGCGCGGTGTTAAAAGCTGCGTTTGAAAAACGGCTCAACCCAGTAACGATGTCGTTCCTGCAAATTATTACCAAAAAGAACCGGGAACCCATCATGGACGCTATTGCCGAAGCGTTTATCACCCAGTATGATAAGTTGAAAGGTGTTGAACGGGCAACGGTTATCACGACAGTTCCGCTCACCGACGCGCTTCGCGAGAAATTTAAAGCGATAGTGCTGAAAACAACAGGTGGCAAATTGGTTGAACTGGAAGAAAAAATTGATCAGAAGTTGATTGGCGGCTACGTTCTGCGTGTTGGCGATCAACAGATCGATGGTTCGATTCGCAACCAATTGAATGAGCTACGATTGCAGTTCCTGAATTAACGTGTGACACCTATATAAACTATGGCTCTTTGAGCCACGCTAAGAAGCCCCGTCCTGATCAGGACGGGGCTTCTGATTTTATTACACCACTTGCATACCTTGGGTAAGCATTAGGCAGCAACCACATTGCGACGACTGTCGGTTGGTCAAGCTTTGGTATTTCATCGAATGGATTATCTTAACAACCTTGTTCATTCCATCTTACTGCATCGGGTTGAATAATTTGGATCTACGATAGTGTCGCAACTTTCTTCTCGCAAAGCATGGGTGTTAACAAACAAAACCGGAGACTCGATGCCATACTAGTTCTTTTTTGTCATTACATAAAATGGTCCCTGTATGCCTTTGTCAGTTTCCAGCCACGATTCGAGCGTATAATCTCCGCGCTTTAAATAGACGTGTTGTAAGGTTTCCTCGGTACTGTCGTCCTGATTGGTCAGTAGGCTCCGTTGCGTCTGGCCGACTCTAACCAATACCCGGCTTCCTTTTCTAACGGGGCGGTGACGAATAGTAAAGTCATAATAGCCATCATTCTGTACACTCACGGCCCAGTATCCCAGCCCGCTTTCGCTCACCCAGTTATTCATCACGCTTGTCCAATCCTGACGAGTTAGGATAGTTGGATTTTCGTGGATATTGCCCAGCCCGATCCGACGCGTCACCAGGTTTGGGCTAGCCGCAATGTCAGCAAAAATACTATCCAGCTTTGCTTTCATCTGCATAACGATAGCCGGATTCGCCACAGCTACATTCGACCGCTCATATGGATCATTTTTGAGGTTATATAGTTCAAAACTCTCCAGTTTTTGAGGATCGACATTAACGGCAACTAATTTAAAATCATCACTATAGATGGCTGCGTTTCGATAGGGTTCAGGCCATCCCCGATTCCAGGCATTGTAAAAAAGCCCGTTCCGTTTAGTTGATTTGCCCTGAATAATTGGAAGCACCGATTGGCCATCCAAACGTAAATTGGTCGGTATTGAGATATGGACAGCTTCCAATAAAGTGGGTAATATATCGATGTGAGCTATTCGGGCATCGATTTCTTGATTAAGAGGGAAAATGCCTTTTCCCTGAATAAAGTGAGGAGTGCGGTTACCTCCTTCATAGACACTGGCTTTACGCCCTTTAAATCCCGTGTTGAACCGCAATTGTTGATTGCCATTGTCAGT comes from Spirosoma aureum and encodes:
- the atpH gene encoding ATP synthase F1 subunit delta, with amino-acid sequence MAVATVASRYAKSLLDLAQEQGITETLYKDMRLFKQTVDQSRPLLLMLKNPIVRSEKKSAVLKAAFEKRLNPVTMSFLQIITKKNREPIMDAIAEAFITQYDKLKGVERATVITTVPLTDALREKFKAIVLKTTGGKLVELEEKIDQKLIGGYVLRVGDQQIDGSIRNQLNELRLQFLN